One window of the Chiroxiphia lanceolata isolate bChiLan1 chromosome 30, bChiLan1.pri, whole genome shotgun sequence genome contains the following:
- the APOF gene encoding apolipoprotein F: MPWVLLFLPLLFLGPAVALSDNVDPGLGAGDRALVQALLAELVGPVPPQAQGVPCQDLGPNALPGFARLPPEPHTLARAALVLALNGAGCVAEAEAEALGLARELGTPTATALLRGLARVRGAPAPQPLSLLLLSLARPGGSACVDPTRLRTPAPGAQPTAPSAGRVPRAWLSLCHRLSRRRREDEGEAEDACNPPGEQEAHRVLEWVPGVSIFYNLGTSIYFAFQGCGAVASERALEATEDLGYAGLAALTGSLGGPVAVGVQLGLQPGLKAGVRALIGYFTSAGDPPPVPTAHSGSAIIV; the protein is encoded by the coding sequence ATGCCCTGGgttctgctcttcctcccaCTCCTCTTCCTCGGCCCCGCTGTCGCTCTCTCTGACAACGTGGACCCCGGGCTGGGTGCTGGTGACCGGGCACTGGTGCAGGCACTGCTGGCGGAGCTGGTGGGTCCCGTCCCGCCGCAGGCACAGGGGGTCCCGTGCCAGGACCTGGGCCCCAATGCCCTGCCCGGCTTTGCCCGGCTGCCGCCGGAGCCCCACACCCTGGCCCGCGCCGCGCTGGTGCTGGCGCTGAACGGGGCCGGCTGCGTGGCCGAGGCCGAGGCCGAGGCGCTGGGGCTGGCACGGGAGCTGGGCACCCCCACAGCCACAGCGCTGCTGCGGGGGCTGGCACGGGTGCGGGGAGCCccggccccccagcccctgtccctgctcctgctcagcctggcGCGGCCGGGGGGCTCTGCCTGTGTGGATCCCACCCGGCTCCGGACTCCTGCACCCGGCGCCCAGCCCACGGCACCCTCGGCAGGGAGGGTCCCCAGGGcctggctgtccctgtgccaccgGCTGTCCCGGCGCCGGCGGGAGGACGAGGGTGAAGCTGAGGACGCCTGCAACCCGCCGGGGGAGCAGGAAGCCCACCGGGTGCTGGAGTGGGTGCCGGGCGTCAGCATCTTCTACAACCTGGGCACCAGCATCTACTTCGCCTTCCAGGGCTGCGGGGCCGTGGCCTCGGAGCGGGCGCTGGAGGCCACCGAGGACCTGGGCTACGCCGGGCTGGCCGCGCTCACCGGGAGCCTCGGCGGCCCCGTGGCCGTGGGGgtgcagctggggctgcagccggGGCTCAAGGCTGGGGTGCGGGCGCTCATCGGGTACTTCACCTCCGCCGGGGACCCCCCGCCAGTGCCCACCGCCCACAGCGGCTCCGCCATCATCGTCTGA